The window TCTGACCAGTTACAAAAGTCATTGTTTGTTCATCACTAGCTCTGAACTACCTTCACAGCACACTGAGTGTgctttgccagccagaaagggtttgtaaaaagcaaaatgtcCTGACATTGCAGCATGTTGAGGAAAGCAAACATGGAGACAAAGGAAAAACTCCTGTTCTGCTGGTGCTTATAGACCTGATCTAACACACAAGACCACAGTGTATTTAAAGATCCTGTCAGATTCCAGTCAACTCTAAAGTACCACTTAATGGGAGGCTTCTAAATAACACTTGCAATGCCTGCATTGCTCTGGACACTGAAAATATGGCCGTGTTGGATAATTAATGCTCTTTGTAAACATTTGAAACATAATAGTATATGCAGAAGCACTCCATAAACAACAGGCCTATGTTTTAGCAGCTCATACAACTTGGAAGCTTACAGCTGTGATTCATTTTAACCTTGCAACCTGGAAAAGATGAGAGATTTTCAAAGGTTGCATAGTGTACAAAACATTACAGTAATTGTAATAGAGGAATTGTGAAGAATGTTGCCGGAGGTTTTGCTAAGTGTACCAGAAGAAAGGCATCAGGTAACATGGAGACGTTTGGCAATGGATATGGGGCAAGGGTACTGTGATTTCCGTGGTGAAATTCGTGCCTGGGATCAGAGGTGCGCATAGCTGTGGCCCTTGGTTCACACAAGGCTTTATGCTGCCTGcctaaaaaacattttttaatttatttacaagtaGACTGGGTAATTTGTAAACCTCCAGAAACTGCAAAGGTAGAAAGGGGGGCTGGTAtaccacagctcctgctgtcgGCCTTCCTCACCTTCGTACCCTCTGatttacagaatcatagaatagtttgagTTGGAGTGGAGCTTGAAAATCATCTGATTCCCATCTCCTgccgtggcagggacacctcccagcagagcagatgctCGGGGCCGCatccagccttgccctgagcCCCTCCGGagatggggcacccacagcttctctgggctgtGCAATGCCTCAGCACCcgcacagtaaagaatttcttcgGAATGTCTCATCTAAACCTGCTGTCTCAATTTGAACCCACTCCTCCTTGTTCCGTCACTGCGAACGCCTGTAAATAGTCTTGCCCCGTCTTTCCTGGCAGGTACTGCGGGTACTGGAAGGAGTTATCCTGACACCGCTCCCCCCGAGCGCCGTGCGGTGTCCCGGGGCTGCCTGGGTGCGCACTGCtcgctcctcctgctccttttccttgcaCTGCACCCCAGCACGCCCGGCAGTGTCCAGGCGGGGCCGTTCGCGGGGCCCTTCCCGGGGCCGTTCGCGGGCCGGCTCCGGGAGCGGGCCCTGGGCGCGTCCTGCGCCGCCCGAGTCCGCCGTGCCGCGGGGGGGCGCTGTGGCCGGCTCGGCGCAGCGGCCGGAGCGCAGCGCACGAGCccgcgcagccccggccccgccgctggtcccgcccggagccgccgccgagCCCGAACCGCCGCCTCCGCCCGGAGCCCCTCCCGCCGcccctcccgcagcccctccgCGGCGGAGCGTTCGGCGCCATGCCCAAGAATAAAGGTGAGTCGCCCTTTCCTTCCGCCGGGCccgcggcggcgcggccggggccgggcgcggTCTGGCAGGGCAGGCCCGGGCGCCCCTCACGTGGGCGCCGCCGGAGCCCGCGGGCGGAGGGGCCCTCCCGGCAGCCCGGCGGGTCCCGGGCCGGTCCCGCCTGCCGGGCGCGCTCCGGAGGCCGCTGAGGCCCGGCAGGGAGCGGGAGGCCCTGCCCGCGGCTCGCTTGTCAGGAGCGGCCCTGCCGGGGAGGCGGCCGGGCCCCTCCGTGCCCTCGCTGGGCAGCGCTGCTGCCGCTTCCCTTCTTCCGTACTCCGGAAAGAAACGCAGAAACCGTGATGAAAGGGAGCAGCAGATTTTAACGGCGGGGCAAGTATGGGCTGCTCTTATGCTCTTCGTGAAGAGCATCTAATCCTGTTGCCACGTGTGTGCCTTTTAAAAAGGGCTGCTTCACTCGGAGGGTAAGCTTCCTCTTGAGTATTTCAGGGATTTCAGCAGCACAGTAACTGAAGTTTTCCATCTGCTCTTGAAGATTACGTGCATCACGCTATCCCACCGCTGTTTCTGAGGTATTTGGTACCAGGGatcacagaaactgaaaatggCCATCTTGTGAAAATCATTTTGAAGGCTGCTGTCACTCCAGAGCAACCAGGACAGCTTAAACAGTGGAGGGTCTAATGTTTAATTACTTTGTTACTACCCAGATAAAAATTTAGACTTAAAAGTAAGCAAAAATTCTAGATCTGGGTGGGATACTTCAAATTGACATATTGACAAGCATAAAAATCTCCATAAGTCTGGCTTTTTTCACTCACTGTATCTAGAGACAGTAAcacctgctttttcttctcccacttAATTTAGGCAAAGGAGGTAAAAACAGGCGACGAGGTAAGAATGAGAATGAATCAGAAAAAAGAGAACTGGTCTTCAAAGAAGATGGGCAAGGTGAGTTTTTAACTGTGGTGTGGCAATGTCATTGTTTTCAGTCACATACAGTGAGTGACAGAATAGAGAGAGGTATTCTTATTGGGGTTGTATTTGAATTCCAAATGACATATTGAATGTAAGAGAAAGACAGTAGGGGAAGGGGAATTTCCAGTATCTTCACTGGTTAAGAATGACGTTTTCCTCTTCTTCACCTTAGTGCATGCTCTGTGTAAAACAGCACTTAAGCATTTCCTAGAAACCTCTTGATAGCTTTGTGTGAGGGTCTGTGAGCAGCTGGCTTAGCAGAAGTGGTTCAGTTTTGCCAGTAATTGTCCCTGGGATGCACAGTCCCACTTTCTGTTCTGTATGGACTCTAACATCTCTTGGACCCTtcacagagctccccaggctgatggcagagcagctcatcTCGCTGTTCTGTCCCCTGATGGTCTGGTTCAGTTGGCTCCTGGGCTGAAATCTGGCAGTTTttaaagcaggagcagcaagtgGGATGCTGTGTGGTGAAGTGAGGCACAGGAGAGTTCATGGGGGATGACTGGGATTCCCATCTGCCCTGCCTTTGGTGACAGTGAGCTCACCTCCCTTTCAGCTCGCCCTGCCTTGTGTGTCACACTCTGGTGGCTGCTCACATAATGTGAGTGCTTTCCTAGTAACCACTTAATCAGTTGGTTTGTTAGAAGTATGGGAAGGGTACTGATTTAAATCACTGTAGAAGTGCCACTGAACAAATTTGTGGTGTTTTGTGTTGGTTGTAAGCAGaaaatgagtttatttttatgtaCATCTGAAGCTTAAGATCCTTTACATCTCCCAAGCAAAATCTATTTAATGAAACATTGTTCTCAGTTATGAACAGTCTCCTGGTTCATTGGACTGTCCAATTTGTGTGAATTTCTTCAGTATGTGATTTTTTGCAGCTTGGTAAGGGGGATGAAATACAAGGTGAAGAGATGAGGGTGGGATTAGAGAGGTGCCTCACCGACCTCAGCTGAGGTCTGCTGTTTGCCTTGCAGACAGTGTCTGATGAGGTTCTGTCCTTTCAGGGACAGAGGGTGGTGTCCCAGAGCCTCTGCAAGAGGGATTCAGAGTCTCAgtgggtgctgtgcagggcaggcagctttCTCTGCCTCGGTGACAGCACTGAGGTGTTGTCCCTTAAGACAGGTGCTGTGATGTTGTCATGTACTTTCATACTCTGAGTGTGACTCAGTAGCTCTGAGATTTTCTGTAACAAGCGTTTGAGAGGGAATGAAAGGGTGGATGCAACCGAGAAGGAGCAGTAGTTGAAAATGTTAACATCAACAGTGATACAAAACTGTGATACATTCAGCAGCCTGTGTGGGTGCTTGAAGCTCCTGTCAGCAGTTCATGTTTGATAAAATATTACAGCAGATTTGGGTTACAGTGGAAAAGTTATTGGTTGTATGTTGAAGTTGGGTTTGCTCACAAGTTTTGCTCTGTGGCACTTTGGGACATCACTTGGTGGACTAACTGCTGGATTAATACCTGTACTTGCTGATCCtaaagatcttttccagcctaaatgattctgagTTTCTGTATGTTACCTTCTCTTTCAGAATATGCCCAGGTGATCAAGATGTTAGGCAATGGACGACTGGAGGCATTATGTTTTGATGGTGTGAAGAGGTTATGTCACATTAGAGGGAAGCTAAGAAAAAAGGTAATTCTGAAGCATTGCAATAGGAAACAGTGATGTTATGCATCACGTAATTGTAAAAATTTACATATGTAGCTTGTTACAAAAACAAGTATTTCTACTGCacttaatattttaaactaCTTTTTTGATAGTAAACTGGTCTGTCCTTCTGTTTCCATTGCTGGCACAAGAGTAGGCAGTCTTTGGCTCTTGGGTGAAGCTCACAGTTGAAGGGGTGCCTTTCCACATGCATTTTTCAGGGGGAGGTTTGTTCAGCTGCTTATGAAATACAAGCTTTTCATACTCTAGaaaattatacatatataaaatactaaaaatctCCCTAATTGCAGATGGGGAGCTTGGTGACTATTTAGAAAATACACCTCCAATGCTATTGTTTCATTGTCCGCTTCATCAAttcccaaaatatttctgttggaaGCTAGTTTGCAAAGATTTGTACCTTCAGGGATATCAGGTGTAAGGGTTTGCATTCTTAACTTTGCCATGTTCAGATGGTGTCCCCTCTGGCCCTTGTTAGGTGTTCCATCTTCATGTCCTCTGCTGGTGTATGGTAAGGAGGAGGTCCCTCAGTCTGTTTCCAGTGAAAGCAGACATTCACTGTCTTCACTCTGGATTGTTCCAGTTTTTGGACAGCACTGAGTGTCCTGGGATCAGTGTAAGCAGTGCTATAGTTGCCTGCAAGAAACTGTTGAAGGTAGTGGAGAATGTGCAAAAATAAACACTAAGTGCTGCAGAATTCATTTCTTGCACAAAAAGCACCACTTATCTATTCCTtatctttaaaagaaaggaaattccaACTGAAATTAGTTCAGtctcaaaaaaaatcaagcagatGTGGGATAGAACCCACACAGAACCACCCTGTGCATTTGGAAGCATATCCtcttctgcagatttctggTTAACATAGTTTCTAGAAACAATTCCATTCATTTTCTTGTGCTCTTCACTGTTCTTGTCCATCACCCCCTCCACtgagtttttctttaatttgtgTCCTCGAGGAGCTCAGTTCACAGAGTTCATGACTGGTGCCTTGATGCATTCTTTCTGTTTGCTCAGATGTTAAGGCTTAGGAAACACCCTGTTGGACAGAAGCTTTTCAGAGAACTTTGATTACCCTGTAAAAGCCCCATAGCATGTAAAAATGACTATGAGTATTTATGACCTTGGATTTGCTGTTAAAACATTAAATTGGATATTTCTAGCATTCTGGTTAGAAAATGAAGGTAGTGGCTGTAGTGAAAGGTTTATGTCTCTCCATAAATCTAAATGTGCAGTTTGGTTCTTGTGTTACACAACAGAAGTTGAATTTTTGTAACACTTGTTTTCTCCTTCAGGTCTGGATAAATACATCTGATATTATATTGATTGGCTTAAGAGACTACCAGGTAAAAATCCAGTATAATATGCCACTATAAGGAGTATCTTACAAGTATCTTTATTTACTGTTAAATTGCAGCAGGTGTTGTGAGGAAATTCCTGTCTAACTTTGCATTTGTATTTAGTTATGCTAAATCATGATTTTTAGTTTCCTTGTACGACAGGAAGATTGTAATGAGTAGACAAATTCTGGTTTGACTTGTTCTTCTAAATTGCACCCTGAGACTTTGTGAGTAAAGGTACTTATTGTCATCAAGCTTGACCTGTTTATTTCCAGATGTAGCTGTTTGGTGCTTGCATCCTATGGTGCAAAAGGAGATGGAGTCAAGTACCAAACATTTTATTGTGATAATTAGAATTGTTGGTAATCAGAATTTTGATGTTTAGGCTTTTCCCTAAAGAGGGAAATTAATCAGTAATTAATTTGTAATAAAATTTCCAGAAATGGAGTGGCGTAACTTTACATAATACAAACAGCAGTTGGGAAACAATTATCAGGTTTTCATTAGGTGAATGCCTTTCATGAATGTTTGTTGCCAGCAGTTGTTGAAGATAGGTTCTGCTTC is drawn from Zonotrichia leucophrys gambelii isolate GWCS_2022_RI chromosome 1, RI_Zleu_2.0, whole genome shotgun sequence and contains these coding sequences:
- the EIF1AX gene encoding eukaryotic translation initiation factor 1A, X-chromosomal, which encodes MPKNKGKGGKNRRRGKNENESEKRELVFKEDGQEYAQVIKMLGNGRLEALCFDGVKRLCHIRGKLRKKVWINTSDIILIGLRDYQDNKADVILKYNADEARSLKAYGELPEHAKINETDTFGPGDDDEIQFDDIGDDDEDIDDI